A single Venturia canescens isolate UGA chromosome 1, ASM1945775v1, whole genome shotgun sequence DNA region contains:
- the bsh gene encoding brain-specific homeobox protein homolog: MMESTCQQHQAQQQNGTAANRTSFLIEDILNRGNAHPAVHAQHHLHHQLTPAHSQHHQYEQFASLLPSYPSGPPAAAFFLGPLFGTAGMGVVPGVSELAALKHCRRRKARTVFSDQQLAGLEARFEAQRYLSTPERVELAAALHLSETQVKTWFQNRRMKHKKQLRKLNNSSSGSAGQQGNGQQHCGGQSGSITSPAERPVDFSLSGGRESRASSDAPMDSDSDEIDVLGDEAQSPQPVSLHLPRRTSSPTIFHRSSHPHPIVLNHQPQHQHVQRHHR; this comes from the exons ATGATGGAATCTACGTGTCAACAGCATCAGGCTCAGCAACAAAATGGCACTGCAGCGAACAGAACGTCTTTTTTGATCGAGGACATTCTCAACAGGGGCAACGCTCATCCAGCTGTTCATGCACAACACCACCTCCATCACCAACTAACACCTGCTCACAGCCAACATCACCAGTACGAACAATTCGCTAGTCTATTACCAAGCTACCCGTCGGGACCACCGGCTGCTGCCTTTTTTCTTGGACCCCTTTTCGGTACCGCCGGCATGGGCGTCGTGCCCGGCGTCAGTGAACTCGCCGCTCTCAAGCACTGCCGACGGCGAAAAGCCCGAACC GTGTTTAGCGATCAGCAACTAGCGGGACTGGAGGCAAGGTTCGAGGCACAGAGATACCTCAGTACACCTGAGAGAGTCGAGCTCGCAGCCGCTCTCCACCTATCAGAGACACAGGTCAAAACGTGGTTCCAAAATCGCCGAATGAAGCATAAAAAACAACTGAGAAAGTTGAACAACAGTAGCAGCGGAAGCGCCGGCCAACAGGGGAATGGACAGCAACACTGCGGAGGGCAATCTGGTTCGATCACGTCGCCAGCTG AGCGTCCGGTGGATTTTTCGTTGAGCGGCGGTCGGGAATCGCGAGCGAGTAGCGACGCCCCGATGGATTCGGACTCGGACGAAATCGACGTTCTCGGAGACGAGGCGCAATCACCTCAGCCCGTGAGTCTCCACCTACCGAGACGGACCTCTTCGCCAACGATTTTCCATCGTTCCTCGCACCCGCATCCGATCGTGTTAAATCACCAGCCGCAGCATCAACACGTGCAACGTCATCATCGCTGA
- the CdGAPr gene encoding uncharacterized protein CdGAPr isoform X1 produces the protein MRDLDRPPSSTSNSSSDKYHVRMPGPTPERPRAQRLNDIEQHTSRGLGCGRTEDFGTPVSSGSNMGSVARFPKLDECAHFHYEHVELGALEVSVTEVPNDPSFAVRVTSGDACWTLQRSYENFVMFDKQLHRCIFDRKFSSLAKLPDSQPSKNVGDLLTAYLERFSQLNHEGLNCGPVLNWLQLDNRGRRILVPESDSCPINTPAVAAAYAVRPYTAQAQDEISFQVGDMISVIDMPPPGESTWWRGKHGFAVGFFPAECVAVIGDKVPRHLTVSTTVRSRLPVKPVLRKHGKLIAFFRSFILNRPSRRRLKQSGILKERVFGCDLGEHLLNSGQDVPAVLTCCAEFIENHGLVDGIYRLSGVTSNIQRLRHAFDEDRVPALHSDEGILQDIHSVASLLKMYFRELPNPLCTYQLYSTFVGAVQANSDAERLRRMRDAVRKLPPPHYRTLEYLMRHLVRVAARGAETGMTPRNVAIVWAPNLLRCKELEVGGVAALQGVGVQAVVTEFLVCYAELIFGDGPVGRPKSLAITTPARLLSLEEARNRSLRCESDYIEVGAGPAGLPLHYHTVIELPRKRNGSKRSPSLNWRAIFGRGGFGARGKSARQVGTPPQAETMPSSLNSLRRLRPVKSADSLDGEDSLGPLLGPPPARPCGHSRSVSHDSYFDHLADAPNPTSPLDLSEIQLNFDLEEREMRMFSEEESGGIASVEASPRRQRNEEDTPCIAITGGSKRKRSRLEERLHCEVELRFIDSQSPDQVMVSADIHGMETPSPLPTPGYLPLLSEASTPMTPATMQGTPISISPGPSNSPRISFRSFTLPLELDESCGSLGNAEKRQSTGASSAKSSRDPSHRSSSTLDDRSNINSESCERIETYEGRRGGDGNRASRTESVNSLGKNTIGSSATVQDQEMMVSCDALSSGCCETMSRTNPDKSSEAVGNIADFSEDDKSQCNSEESCRDPRSKELTIDVSTSSRIDENVAGGSAMRTTEPSCCMPSSSNTDLDSPMSCEHTLEDLPDSGFVICDSSEKMFTSTETQGLVTTTNDSGEWVMIERTTESVTTPTSEASSPKDPLDGTVNQAIATDPPRLRSTSNNVSRTSLDLTMGSNVDTDPSCIGTSDLTESPPLLQQTNEISYDPSDSKKDAKNNIDEDSNVLPETNEIFVIDDRKYGSDRRNGNERPSSESLRHLESNLDSSRMEQENEVSGSYSLRLDNENVYRGNMNEKHEGRGSREEENINAASMMNQKTPEQQKKRMIVKSQQTGQYIPGTEQQRRSSNETRSDNQSQERAHNHSFGQSPRKHQSLHHHHHHHPNHHHHFKYLPKHIQENVKRNNMQNSQIRDNEEVVIASENAAEPCEIVHQPEGASETTSLDSSCTLSNASSPIEDSVVLRDTAAILQELALQRLSGGVGSEPPLNPRRRYDSEIAASDRRSFDSEIGREIVRERKMRQELDTARGKSEEPSSNNGMQYLPPCLRARHARSTRAALSRSLDEGKFNRMNDALPSLPSKQTLEDSQHNSTPNVGTELSMSSSNSSDKLQSRNLGGLDLGDPRCRERIEKYKEERRMFLRDKYRSESFRGTTTSRTDDDGEQALLARLKQRASRPSLH, from the exons GGACTCGGCTGTGGACGAACAGAGGACTTTGGCACACCAGTCAGTTCGGGCAGCAACATGGGAAGTGTGGCAAGGTTTCCGAAGCTCGACGAGTGCGCCCACTTCCATTACGAGCACGTCGAACTCGGCGCCTTGGAG GTGTCCGTGACCGAAGTTCCTAACGACCCGAGTTTCGCCGTTCGAGTTACGTCGGGCGATGCTTGTTGGACTCTTCAACGTTCGTACGAGAACTTTGTTATGTTCGACAAGCAATTGCATCGTTGTATATTCGATCGGAAATTCTCGTCGCTCGCAAAGCTCCCGGACTCGCAGCCGTCGAAGAACGTGGGCGATCTTCTCACCGCATACTTGGAACGTTTTTCACAACTGAATCACGAGGGCTTGAATTGTGGCCCGGTTCTCAATTGGCTGCAACTCGATAATCGCGGTAGAAGAATCCTAGTTCCGGAATCAGATTCCTGTCCGATAAATACACCTGCGGTTGCCGCCGCCTATGCCGTTCGTCCGTACACAGCTCAAGCTCAAGATGAGATTTCCTTCCAG GTCGGTGACATGATATCAGTGATCGATATGCCACCGCCGGGGGAGAGCACCTGGTGGCGAGGCAAACACGGCTTCGCCGTCGGCTTCTTTCCGGCCGAGTGCGTTGCAGTGATCGGTGATAAAGTACCCCGTCACTTGACCGTCTCGACTACCGTCAGGTCGAGATTACCCGTTAAACCGGTACTGAGGAAGCACGGAAAGCTCATTGCGTTCTTCAGATCTTTCATACTCAATAGACCGTCCAGGAGACGATTGAAACAGTCCGGTATTCTCAAGGAACGTGTTTTCGGATGCGACCTCGGTGAACATTTGTTGAACTCCGGCCAAGACG TGCCGGCCGTACTCACCTGCTGCGCCGAATTTATCGAGAACCATGGCTTGGTCGATGGGATTTATCGTCTGAGTGGCGTCACGTCAAACATTCAGCGACTTCGTCACGCCTTCGACGAGGATCGTGTCCCTGCTTTGCACTCGGATGAAGGAATATTACAAGACATTCACTCCGTTGCCTCCTTGCTAAAAATGTACTTTCGAGAGTTACCAAATCCACTGTGCACCTACCAATtgtactcaactttcgtcggAGCTGTCCAGGCCAATAGCGACGCGGAAAGATTACGCAGAATGAGGGACGCTGTGAGGAAATTGCCACCGCCACACTACAG GACGTTGGAATACTTGATGCGACATTTGGTTCGAGTAGCAGCACGAGGTGCGGAAACAGGAATGACACCGCGAAACGTGGCGATAGTATGGGCGCCGAATTTGCTGCGCTGCAAAGAGTTGGAGGTTGGTGGGGTAGCGGCACTCCAGGGTGTCGGTGTGCAGGCAGTCGTGACGGAATTTCTGGTTTGTTACGCCGAGTTGATATTCGGAGACGGTCCAGTTGGAAGACCAAAATCGTTGGCTATAACGACACCGGCGCGTTTGTTGAGTTTAGAAGAAGCAAGGAACCGAAGTTTGCGTTGCGAGTCTGACTACATCGAAGTCGGCGCCGGACCGGCTGGTTTGCCGCTCCATTATCACACGGTGATCGAATTGCCGCGCAAGCGAAACGGCTCGAAACGCTCGCCGTCTTTGAATTGGCGAGCGATATTCGGCCGCGGTGGTTTCGGAGCGCGTGGAAAAAGCGCGCGACAAGTTGGCACTCCGCCTCAAGCCGAGACCATGCCCAGCTCGCTAAATTCACTCAGACGCTTGCGTCCCGTCAAGAGCGCCGACAGTCTCGACGGCGAGGACAGCCTCGGTCCGCTCCTGGGACCGCCCCCAGCTCGCCCGTGCGGTCACAGTCGATCTGTATCCCACGACTCGTACTTCGACCATCTCGCTGATGCACCCAATCCAACCTCTCCTCTTGATCTCTCCGAAATTCAGCTCAACTTTGACCTCGAAGAACGAGAAATGAGAATGTTCTCCGAGGAGGAAAGCGGTGGCATCGCTTCCGTCGAAGCCTCACCTAGGAGACAGAGAAACGAAGAAGACACACCCTGCATCGCCATCACCGGAGGATCCAAACGCAAGAGATCTAGACTCGAGGAACGACTTCACTGCGAAGTCGAGTTGCGATTCATCGACAGCCAAAGTCCCGACCAg GTAATGGTGTCGGCCGACATTCATGGAATGGAAACTCCGTCTCCTCTGCCGACACCGGGCTACTTGCCTCTTTTATCAGAAGCATCAACGCCGATGACGCCGGCAACGATGCAGGGAACTCCGATTTCAATATCCCCAGGACCTTCGAACAGTCCTAGGATAAGTTTCCGAAGCTTCACGTTGCCCCTGGAGCTCGATGAGAGCTGCGGGTCGCTGGGAAACGCGGAAAAGCGACAGAGCACAGGAGCGTCGTCGGCAAAATCGTCACGAGATCCTAGTCACAGATCGTCCTCGACGTTGGACGATCGTAGTAATATTAATAGCGAATCTTGTGAGAGAATAGAGACTTACGAGGGTAGGAGAGGCGGGGATGGCAATAGAGCTTCTCGCACAGAATCGGTGAATTCCTTGGGAAAAAATACGATTGGAAGCAGCGCGACTGTGCAAGATCAAGAAATGATGGTATCGTGCGATGCTCTGTCGTCGGGTTGTTGCGAGACGATGAGTCGAACGAATCCTGACAAAAGTTCGGAGGCTGTTGGAAACATCGCGGATTTTTCGGAAGATGATAAATCGCAGTGCAACAGTGAGGAGTCGTGTCGGGACCCACGAAGCAAAGAGTTGACGATCGACGTTTCGACGAGTTCAAGAATCGACGAGAACGTGGCGGGTGGTTCGGCGATGCGAACGACCGAGCCGTCGTGCTGCATGCCATCGTCGAGCAACACGGATCTCGATTCGCCAATGTCTTGCGAGCACACGCTCGAGGATCTCCCGGATTCGGGGTTCGTGATTTGTGACAGCTCCGAAAAGATGTTCACGAGCACCGAGACCCAGGGACTGGTGACAACCACTAACGATTCCGGGGAGTGGGTCATGATCGAAAGAACAACGGAATCGGTAACGACGCCGACGAGCGAAGCGAGCAGTCCGAAAGATCCGCTCGACGGCACCGTCAATCAAGCGATCGCGACTGATCCGCCTCGACTAAGATCCACGTCGAACAATGTCTCGAGAAcctcgttggatctgacgatgGGCTCGAACGTCGATACCGATCCCTCGTGCATCGGCACCAGTGATTTAACCGAGAGCCCACCGTTGTTGCAGCAAACCAATGAAATTTCTTACGACCCCAGTGACTCTAAGAAAGACgctaaaaataatatcgatgAGGATTCTAACGTTTTACCGGAAACGAACGAGATCTTCGTCATCGACGATCGGAAGTACGGAAGCGACAGGCGGAACGGTAACGAGAGACCATCTTCCGAAAGCTTAAGACACTTGGAAAGTAATTTGGATTCCTCTCGAATGGAGCAGGAGAACGAAGTTTCGGGGAGTTACAGTCTCAGGCTCGATAACGAGAACGTTTATCGTGGCAACATGAACGAAAAGCACGAGGGACGAGGCTCGCGCGAGGAAGAAAACATCAACGCGGCTTCGATGATGAATCAAAAAACTCCGGAACAGcagaaaaaacgaatgatcGTTAAAAGCCAACAGACGGGACAGTACATTCCGGGCACGGAGCAGCAGAGGCGAAGCTCGAATGAAACGAGGTCGGACAATCAGAGTCAAGAGCGTGCCCACAATCATAGCTTTGGCCAAAGTCCTCGCAAACATCAGAGTCTCCATCACCATCATCACCACCACCCGaaccatcatcatcatttcAAGTATCTTCCGAAGCACATCCAAGAAAATGTAAAACGTAACAACATGCAGAATTCTCAAATACGTGACAACGAGGAGGTCGTCATCGCGTCGGAGAATGCTGCAGAACCGTGTGAAATAGTCCACCAACCGGAAGGAGCTTCCGAGACGACGTCGTTGGATTCGTCGTGCACGTTGTCGAACGCGTCCTCGCCGATCGAAGATTCCGTGGTGCTGCGAGACACGGCCGCGATTTTACAGGAGCTCGCGCTCCAACGACTGTCCGGCGGTGTCGGGAGCGAGCCACCGTTGAATCCACGCAGGCGTTACGACTCGGAAATCGCGGCGAGCGATCGTCGCAGTTTCGACTCGGAAATTGGCCGAGAAATAGTGCGAGAGAGGAAGATGAGGCAAGAGTTGGACACTGCGAGGGGGAAATCGGAAGAGCCTTCGTCGAACAACGGCATGCAATACTTGCCGCCCTGCTTGCGAGCTCGGCATGCGAGATCGACGAGAGCTGCGCTCAGCCGGTCTCTCGACGAAGGGAAATTCAATCGCATGAACGATGCTCTTCCTTCTTTGCCCTCGAAACAAACGTTGGAAGATTCACAGCACAATTCGACCCCGAACGTCGGCACCGAGCTCTCCATGTCTTCGTCAAACAGCTCCGACAAGCTTCAGTCCCGCAATTTAGGCGGTTTGGATCTCGGGGACCCCCGTTGTCGCGAAAGAATTGAAAAGTACAAAGAAGAACGACGCATGTTTTTGCGCGACAAATACAGATCTGAGAGCTTTCGCGGTACCACGACCTCCAGAACTGACGACGACGGGGAACAAGCTTTGCTCGCGAGGCTCAAACAACGCGCTTCCAGACCTTCCCTGCATTGA
- the CdGAPr gene encoding uncharacterized protein CdGAPr isoform X2: MRRVLSGCGSCSYHLEGLGCGRTEDFGTPVSSGSNMGSVARFPKLDECAHFHYEHVELGALEVSVTEVPNDPSFAVRVTSGDACWTLQRSYENFVMFDKQLHRCIFDRKFSSLAKLPDSQPSKNVGDLLTAYLERFSQLNHEGLNCGPVLNWLQLDNRGRRILVPESDSCPINTPAVAAAYAVRPYTAQAQDEISFQVGDMISVIDMPPPGESTWWRGKHGFAVGFFPAECVAVIGDKVPRHLTVSTTVRSRLPVKPVLRKHGKLIAFFRSFILNRPSRRRLKQSGILKERVFGCDLGEHLLNSGQDVPAVLTCCAEFIENHGLVDGIYRLSGVTSNIQRLRHAFDEDRVPALHSDEGILQDIHSVASLLKMYFRELPNPLCTYQLYSTFVGAVQANSDAERLRRMRDAVRKLPPPHYRTLEYLMRHLVRVAARGAETGMTPRNVAIVWAPNLLRCKELEVGGVAALQGVGVQAVVTEFLVCYAELIFGDGPVGRPKSLAITTPARLLSLEEARNRSLRCESDYIEVGAGPAGLPLHYHTVIELPRKRNGSKRSPSLNWRAIFGRGGFGARGKSARQVGTPPQAETMPSSLNSLRRLRPVKSADSLDGEDSLGPLLGPPPARPCGHSRSVSHDSYFDHLADAPNPTSPLDLSEIQLNFDLEEREMRMFSEEESGGIASVEASPRRQRNEEDTPCIAITGGSKRKRSRLEERLHCEVELRFIDSQSPDQVMVSADIHGMETPSPLPTPGYLPLLSEASTPMTPATMQGTPISISPGPSNSPRISFRSFTLPLELDESCGSLGNAEKRQSTGASSAKSSRDPSHRSSSTLDDRSNINSESCERIETYEGRRGGDGNRASRTESVNSLGKNTIGSSATVQDQEMMVSCDALSSGCCETMSRTNPDKSSEAVGNIADFSEDDKSQCNSEESCRDPRSKELTIDVSTSSRIDENVAGGSAMRTTEPSCCMPSSSNTDLDSPMSCEHTLEDLPDSGFVICDSSEKMFTSTETQGLVTTTNDSGEWVMIERTTESVTTPTSEASSPKDPLDGTVNQAIATDPPRLRSTSNNVSRTSLDLTMGSNVDTDPSCIGTSDLTESPPLLQQTNEISYDPSDSKKDAKNNIDEDSNVLPETNEIFVIDDRKYGSDRRNGNERPSSESLRHLESNLDSSRMEQENEVSGSYSLRLDNENVYRGNMNEKHEGRGSREEENINAASMMNQKTPEQQKKRMIVKSQQTGQYIPGTEQQRRSSNETRSDNQSQERAHNHSFGQSPRKHQSLHHHHHHHPNHHHHFKYLPKHIQENVKRNNMQNSQIRDNEEVVIASENAAEPCEIVHQPEGASETTSLDSSCTLSNASSPIEDSVVLRDTAAILQELALQRLSGGVGSEPPLNPRRRYDSEIAASDRRSFDSEIGREIVRERKMRQELDTARGKSEEPSSNNGMQYLPPCLRARHARSTRAALSRSLDEGKFNRMNDALPSLPSKQTLEDSQHNSTPNVGTELSMSSSNSSDKLQSRNLGGLDLGDPRCRERIEKYKEERRMFLRDKYRSESFRGTTTSRTDDDGEQALLARLKQRASRPSLH; this comes from the exons ATGCGTCGAGTGTTGAGCGGTTGCGGCAGCTGTTCCTACCATCTCGAG GGACTCGGCTGTGGACGAACAGAGGACTTTGGCACACCAGTCAGTTCGGGCAGCAACATGGGAAGTGTGGCAAGGTTTCCGAAGCTCGACGAGTGCGCCCACTTCCATTACGAGCACGTCGAACTCGGCGCCTTGGAG GTGTCCGTGACCGAAGTTCCTAACGACCCGAGTTTCGCCGTTCGAGTTACGTCGGGCGATGCTTGTTGGACTCTTCAACGTTCGTACGAGAACTTTGTTATGTTCGACAAGCAATTGCATCGTTGTATATTCGATCGGAAATTCTCGTCGCTCGCAAAGCTCCCGGACTCGCAGCCGTCGAAGAACGTGGGCGATCTTCTCACCGCATACTTGGAACGTTTTTCACAACTGAATCACGAGGGCTTGAATTGTGGCCCGGTTCTCAATTGGCTGCAACTCGATAATCGCGGTAGAAGAATCCTAGTTCCGGAATCAGATTCCTGTCCGATAAATACACCTGCGGTTGCCGCCGCCTATGCCGTTCGTCCGTACACAGCTCAAGCTCAAGATGAGATTTCCTTCCAG GTCGGTGACATGATATCAGTGATCGATATGCCACCGCCGGGGGAGAGCACCTGGTGGCGAGGCAAACACGGCTTCGCCGTCGGCTTCTTTCCGGCCGAGTGCGTTGCAGTGATCGGTGATAAAGTACCCCGTCACTTGACCGTCTCGACTACCGTCAGGTCGAGATTACCCGTTAAACCGGTACTGAGGAAGCACGGAAAGCTCATTGCGTTCTTCAGATCTTTCATACTCAATAGACCGTCCAGGAGACGATTGAAACAGTCCGGTATTCTCAAGGAACGTGTTTTCGGATGCGACCTCGGTGAACATTTGTTGAACTCCGGCCAAGACG TGCCGGCCGTACTCACCTGCTGCGCCGAATTTATCGAGAACCATGGCTTGGTCGATGGGATTTATCGTCTGAGTGGCGTCACGTCAAACATTCAGCGACTTCGTCACGCCTTCGACGAGGATCGTGTCCCTGCTTTGCACTCGGATGAAGGAATATTACAAGACATTCACTCCGTTGCCTCCTTGCTAAAAATGTACTTTCGAGAGTTACCAAATCCACTGTGCACCTACCAATtgtactcaactttcgtcggAGCTGTCCAGGCCAATAGCGACGCGGAAAGATTACGCAGAATGAGGGACGCTGTGAGGAAATTGCCACCGCCACACTACAG GACGTTGGAATACTTGATGCGACATTTGGTTCGAGTAGCAGCACGAGGTGCGGAAACAGGAATGACACCGCGAAACGTGGCGATAGTATGGGCGCCGAATTTGCTGCGCTGCAAAGAGTTGGAGGTTGGTGGGGTAGCGGCACTCCAGGGTGTCGGTGTGCAGGCAGTCGTGACGGAATTTCTGGTTTGTTACGCCGAGTTGATATTCGGAGACGGTCCAGTTGGAAGACCAAAATCGTTGGCTATAACGACACCGGCGCGTTTGTTGAGTTTAGAAGAAGCAAGGAACCGAAGTTTGCGTTGCGAGTCTGACTACATCGAAGTCGGCGCCGGACCGGCTGGTTTGCCGCTCCATTATCACACGGTGATCGAATTGCCGCGCAAGCGAAACGGCTCGAAACGCTCGCCGTCTTTGAATTGGCGAGCGATATTCGGCCGCGGTGGTTTCGGAGCGCGTGGAAAAAGCGCGCGACAAGTTGGCACTCCGCCTCAAGCCGAGACCATGCCCAGCTCGCTAAATTCACTCAGACGCTTGCGTCCCGTCAAGAGCGCCGACAGTCTCGACGGCGAGGACAGCCTCGGTCCGCTCCTGGGACCGCCCCCAGCTCGCCCGTGCGGTCACAGTCGATCTGTATCCCACGACTCGTACTTCGACCATCTCGCTGATGCACCCAATCCAACCTCTCCTCTTGATCTCTCCGAAATTCAGCTCAACTTTGACCTCGAAGAACGAGAAATGAGAATGTTCTCCGAGGAGGAAAGCGGTGGCATCGCTTCCGTCGAAGCCTCACCTAGGAGACAGAGAAACGAAGAAGACACACCCTGCATCGCCATCACCGGAGGATCCAAACGCAAGAGATCTAGACTCGAGGAACGACTTCACTGCGAAGTCGAGTTGCGATTCATCGACAGCCAAAGTCCCGACCAg GTAATGGTGTCGGCCGACATTCATGGAATGGAAACTCCGTCTCCTCTGCCGACACCGGGCTACTTGCCTCTTTTATCAGAAGCATCAACGCCGATGACGCCGGCAACGATGCAGGGAACTCCGATTTCAATATCCCCAGGACCTTCGAACAGTCCTAGGATAAGTTTCCGAAGCTTCACGTTGCCCCTGGAGCTCGATGAGAGCTGCGGGTCGCTGGGAAACGCGGAAAAGCGACAGAGCACAGGAGCGTCGTCGGCAAAATCGTCACGAGATCCTAGTCACAGATCGTCCTCGACGTTGGACGATCGTAGTAATATTAATAGCGAATCTTGTGAGAGAATAGAGACTTACGAGGGTAGGAGAGGCGGGGATGGCAATAGAGCTTCTCGCACAGAATCGGTGAATTCCTTGGGAAAAAATACGATTGGAAGCAGCGCGACTGTGCAAGATCAAGAAATGATGGTATCGTGCGATGCTCTGTCGTCGGGTTGTTGCGAGACGATGAGTCGAACGAATCCTGACAAAAGTTCGGAGGCTGTTGGAAACATCGCGGATTTTTCGGAAGATGATAAATCGCAGTGCAACAGTGAGGAGTCGTGTCGGGACCCACGAAGCAAAGAGTTGACGATCGACGTTTCGACGAGTTCAAGAATCGACGAGAACGTGGCGGGTGGTTCGGCGATGCGAACGACCGAGCCGTCGTGCTGCATGCCATCGTCGAGCAACACGGATCTCGATTCGCCAATGTCTTGCGAGCACACGCTCGAGGATCTCCCGGATTCGGGGTTCGTGATTTGTGACAGCTCCGAAAAGATGTTCACGAGCACCGAGACCCAGGGACTGGTGACAACCACTAACGATTCCGGGGAGTGGGTCATGATCGAAAGAACAACGGAATCGGTAACGACGCCGACGAGCGAAGCGAGCAGTCCGAAAGATCCGCTCGACGGCACCGTCAATCAAGCGATCGCGACTGATCCGCCTCGACTAAGATCCACGTCGAACAATGTCTCGAGAAcctcgttggatctgacgatgGGCTCGAACGTCGATACCGATCCCTCGTGCATCGGCACCAGTGATTTAACCGAGAGCCCACCGTTGTTGCAGCAAACCAATGAAATTTCTTACGACCCCAGTGACTCTAAGAAAGACgctaaaaataatatcgatgAGGATTCTAACGTTTTACCGGAAACGAACGAGATCTTCGTCATCGACGATCGGAAGTACGGAAGCGACAGGCGGAACGGTAACGAGAGACCATCTTCCGAAAGCTTAAGACACTTGGAAAGTAATTTGGATTCCTCTCGAATGGAGCAGGAGAACGAAGTTTCGGGGAGTTACAGTCTCAGGCTCGATAACGAGAACGTTTATCGTGGCAACATGAACGAAAAGCACGAGGGACGAGGCTCGCGCGAGGAAGAAAACATCAACGCGGCTTCGATGATGAATCAAAAAACTCCGGAACAGcagaaaaaacgaatgatcGTTAAAAGCCAACAGACGGGACAGTACATTCCGGGCACGGAGCAGCAGAGGCGAAGCTCGAATGAAACGAGGTCGGACAATCAGAGTCAAGAGCGTGCCCACAATCATAGCTTTGGCCAAAGTCCTCGCAAACATCAGAGTCTCCATCACCATCATCACCACCACCCGaaccatcatcatcatttcAAGTATCTTCCGAAGCACATCCAAGAAAATGTAAAACGTAACAACATGCAGAATTCTCAAATACGTGACAACGAGGAGGTCGTCATCGCGTCGGAGAATGCTGCAGAACCGTGTGAAATAGTCCACCAACCGGAAGGAGCTTCCGAGACGACGTCGTTGGATTCGTCGTGCACGTTGTCGAACGCGTCCTCGCCGATCGAAGATTCCGTGGTGCTGCGAGACACGGCCGCGATTTTACAGGAGCTCGCGCTCCAACGACTGTCCGGCGGTGTCGGGAGCGAGCCACCGTTGAATCCACGCAGGCGTTACGACTCGGAAATCGCGGCGAGCGATCGTCGCAGTTTCGACTCGGAAATTGGCCGAGAAATAGTGCGAGAGAGGAAGATGAGGCAAGAGTTGGACACTGCGAGGGGGAAATCGGAAGAGCCTTCGTCGAACAACGGCATGCAATACTTGCCGCCCTGCTTGCGAGCTCGGCATGCGAGATCGACGAGAGCTGCGCTCAGCCGGTCTCTCGACGAAGGGAAATTCAATCGCATGAACGATGCTCTTCCTTCTTTGCCCTCGAAACAAACGTTGGAAGATTCACAGCACAATTCGACCCCGAACGTCGGCACCGAGCTCTCCATGTCTTCGTCAAACAGCTCCGACAAGCTTCAGTCCCGCAATTTAGGCGGTTTGGATCTCGGGGACCCCCGTTGTCGCGAAAGAATTGAAAAGTACAAAGAAGAACGACGCATGTTTTTGCGCGACAAATACAGATCTGAGAGCTTTCGCGGTACCACGACCTCCAGAACTGACGACGACGGGGAACAAGCTTTGCTCGCGAGGCTCAAACAACGCGCTTCCAGACCTTCCCTGCATTGA